Proteins encoded together in one Triticum dicoccoides isolate Atlit2015 ecotype Zavitan chromosome 7B, WEW_v2.0, whole genome shotgun sequence window:
- the LOC119340568 gene encoding lipid phosphate phosphatase 2-like has product MPPPATPAPSAAVQPCLRTHGKEVARLHLFDWIVLLLLVATTGALGLVQPFHRFVAQDMMSDLRYPMKGSTVPDWAVPVIAIVVPMVFIVGTYIKRRNVYDLHHATLGLLFSVLITAIVTVAIKDAVGRPRPDFFWRCFPDGVPKYNNVTGDVICDGKPGVIKEGYKSFPSGHASGAFAGLGFLSWYLAGKLKAFDRRGHVAKLCVVLLPLLMATMVAISRVTDYWHHWQDVFAGGVLGLVVASFCYLQFFPPPYSEHGVWPHAYLEHIRRPEGEMQGQSTTNSNMHHNSLPLDLSGSNETRTTSHALDSVEEGSRDQ; this is encoded by the exons ATGCCGCCGCCGGCGACCCCTGCCCCGAGCGCCGCGGTGCAACCATGCCTGAGGACGCACGGAAAGGAGGTCGCTAGGCTGCACCTGTTCGACTGGATCGTGCTGCTCCTGCTCGTCGCCACGACCGGCGCGCTCGGCCTGGTCCAGCCGTTCCACCGCTTCGTGGCACAAGACATGATGTCGGACCTCCGGTACCCCATGAAAGGCAGCACCGTGCCCGACTGGGCCGTGCCG GTCATTGCCATCGTTGTGCCGATGGTTTTCATCGTCGGAACATACATCAAGAGGAGGAACGTCTATGACCTGCATCACGCTACCCTTG GCCtcctgttttccgttcttataacTGCTATCGTGACCGTTGCGATCAAGGATGCGGTTGGGCGGCCGCGCCCGGACTTCTTTTGGCGCTGCTTTCCTGATGGAGTGCCG AAGTACAACAACGTCACCGGAGATGTGATATGCGACGGTAAACCGGGCGTAATCAAAGAGGGGTACAAGAGCTTCCCGAGTGGGCATGCTTCAG GTGCTTTTGCTGGGCTGGGATTTCTGTCATGGTACCTGGCAGGCAAACTGAAGGCCTTCGACCGAAGAGGCCACGTCGCCAAGCTCTGCGTCGTTCTTCTGCCACTGCTTATGGCAACAATGGTTGCAATATCGCGGGTTACTGACTACTGGCACCACTGGCAGGATGTGTTTGCTGGTGGAGTCCTTG GATTGGTGGTTGCTTCGTTTTGCTACCTTCAGTTCTTTCCGCCACCCTACAGTGAACATG GAGTTTGGCCTCATGCATACTTGGAGCACATTCGTCGTCCTGAGGGTGAAATGCAAGGGCAATCAACAACAAACTCAAATATGCACCATAACTCACTGCCACTTGATCTTTCTGGATCAAATGAGACGAGAACCACCAGCCATGCACTGGATTCCGTGGAAGAAGGGAGCAGAGATCAGTGA
- the LOC119338809 gene encoding probable beta-1,3-galactosyltransferase 2, with protein MTRGSGAGDELLFRGTISRKWTSLLCLSSFCVGLIFTNRMWTVPESKEIIRRSALELDKMNLVSSSDCALKSINNEPKDDFGQVQRTEDAIQSLDKTISNLEMELASAKATQDSILNGGAPSSEPAAKRKYFMVIGINTAFSSRKRRDSVRATWMPQGEKRRKMEEEKGIIVRFVIGHSATSGGILDRAIDAEDREHGDFLRLDHVEGYLELAAKTKSYFAKAVSMWDAEYFVKVDDDVHVNIATLGGILARHRSKPRAYIGCMKSGPVLAQEGVKYHEPEYWKFGEWGNKYFRHASGQLYAISKDLASYISINQHVLHKYANEDVSIGAWFIGVDAEHVDDRRLCCGTHPECERKAQAGNVCAASFDWSCSGICKSADRIKEVHRRCGESENAIWNATF; from the exons atgacgaGGGGGTCGGGAGCAGGGGACGAGCTGCTGTTCAGGGGCACCATCTCCCGGAAATGGACCTCTCTGCTCTGCCTCAGCAGCTTCTGCGTCGGCCTCATCTTCACCAACAG GATGTGGACCGTCCCAGAATCCAAAGAAATCATCAGGAGGTCGGCCCTCGAATTGGACAAAATGAATCTCGTCTCTTCTAGTGATTGTGCGCTCAAAAGT ATTAATAACGAGCCAAAAGACGATTTTGGGCAGGTCCAAAGAACTGAAGATGCTATACA GTCACTGGACAAAACAATATCGAACTTAGAAATGGAGCTAGCCTCGGCCAAGGCGACGCAGGATTCCATCCTCAATGGCGGCGCGCCGTCGTCGGAACCGGCTGCGAAACGGAAGTACTTCATGGTCATCGGGATCAACACCGCGTTCAGCAGCCGGAAGCGGAGAGATTCAGTTCGTGCCACATGGATGCCTCAAG GGGAGAAAAGAAGGAAGATGGAAGAGGAGAAGGGCATCATCGTCCGTTTCGTCATAGGTCATAG TGCAACATCTGGTGGGATACTAGATAGAGCAATTGACGCAGAAGACAGAGAGCATGGCGACTTCTTGAGGCTG GACCACGTTGAAGGGTACCTGGAGCTGGCAGCAAAGACGAAATCCTACTTCGCCAAAGCCGTGTCCATGTGGGATGCAGAGTACTTCGTCAAGGTGGACGATGATGTGCATGTAAACATAG CAACTCTTGGAGGCATATTGGCCAGGCATCGTTCCAAGCCCCGAGCTTACATCGGCTGCATGAAATCAGGCCCGGTCCTCGCTCAGGA GGGTGTGAAATACCATGAGCCTGAGTACTGGAAATTCGGCGAATGGGGAAACAAATACTTCCGGCACGCGAGCGGTCAGCTTTACGCCATCTCCAAGGATCTGGCCTCCTACATATCAATCAACCA GCATGTTCTCCACAAATATGCCAACGAGGATGTGTCGATAGGAGCCTGGTTCATCGGAGTGGATGCCGAGCACGTCGACGATCGCCGGCTCTGCTGCGGCACGCATCCAG AATGTGAACGGAAGGCTCAGGCGGGGAACGTATGCGCTGCGTCGTTCGACTGGAGCTGCAGCGGCATCTGCAAGTCGGCGGATCGGATCAAGGAGGTCCATCGGCGCTGCGGTGAGAGTGAGAACGCCATCTGGAACGCAACCTTCTAA